One stretch of Penaeus chinensis breed Huanghai No. 1 chromosome 27, ASM1920278v2, whole genome shotgun sequence DNA includes these proteins:
- the LOC125039567 gene encoding uncharacterized protein LOC125039567 isoform X3: protein MITPLSRSGEWSQTAKYCRIYTLGVEGASNKTPTIPFRQHMTVSFFNAGVADSRVQTTIHLVDSRSETGRSVTIFINRDAEVILRSGGAQLGVPLKLPPPPSSFTHAPGGAWTSLVVSFHDFCLVVYSQEDPVGAVITADVNLKGNISSFVASNTLTYLVLDCPAGCHVHDGRSPLVDRWLPLPPYLNLFVSVLGQNASSSLDLAFKSEATGNAGLKKAKLEVGRWRGQGGQVARGEWHRVQITRHAETSVAISWAGDERRVDVPRGRKLFRVARATAVVWSLYCFPDVARGQEAWLNHTSPDDPPPNPDEDGNQSTNADKEDQEEGADEGDTREEGSLGEGQVWAWVLTGLAFFLVMILALALCTRMKPRHEVTSHGDYLPSIGIVSHRHIPETGGREAEEMSEPGSPTIPATVINHKLPEENDHSTKKL from the exons ATGATCacgcccctcagcaggtcaggggaatgGAGCCAGACTGCAAAAT ACTGCCGCATCTACACCCTGGGCGTCGAGGGCGCGTCCAACAAGACGCCCACCATCCCCTTCAGACAGCACATGACCGTCAGCTTCTTCAACGCGGGCGTGGCGGACAGCCGAGTGCAGACGACCATCCACCTTGTTGATTCCAGGAGTGAGACCGG TAGGTCTGTCACCATCTTCATCAACCGAGATGCTGAAGTCATTCTCCGATCTGGCGGCGCTCAGCTCGGCGTCCCCCTCAAGCTGccgccgcccccctcctccttcactcacgCGCCGGGGGGGGCGTGGACCTCCCTCGTCGTCAGCTTCCACGACTTTTGTCTCGTGGTGTACAG CCAGGAGGACCCCGTGGGCGCGGTGATTACCGCCGATGTCAACCTGAAGGGCAACATCTCTAGCTTCGTGGCCTCGAACACTCTCACTTACCTCGTCCTCGACTGCCCGGCTG gGTGCCACGTCCACGACGGGAGATCCCCCCTGGTCGACCGCtggctccccctacccccttacctgAACCTCTTCGTGTCGGTCTTGGGCCAGAACGCTTCGTCAAGCTTGGACCTGGCCTTCAAGAGCGAGGCCACGGGCAACGCCGGGCTGAAGAAGGCGAAGCTCGAGGTCGGGAGATGGCGCGGCCAGGGCGGTCAGGTGGCACGCGGGGAGTGGCACAGAGTCCAGATAACGAGGCACGCGGAG ACTTCCGTCGCGATCAGCTGGgcaggagacgagagaagagtcGACGTTCCGCGTGGGAGGAAGCTGTTCCGCGTCGCCAGAGCCACCGCGGTGGTCTGGAGCCTCTACTGCTTCCCCGACGTGGCCAGAg ggCAGGAGGCGTGGCTGAACCACACCTCCCCCGACGACCCTCCGCCAAACCCAGACGAAGACGGGAACCAGAGCACAAACGCGGATAAAGAGGACCAAGAGGAAGGGGCAGACGAGGGAGACACACGCGAGGAAGGGAGCCTGGGCGAGGGCCAAGTGTGGGCGTGGGTACTCACTGGACTGGCCTTCTTCCTCGTCATGATCTTGGCCCTGGCACTCTGCACGAGGATGAAGCCCCGGCACGAGGTCACGTCCCACGGCGACTACCTGCCCTCCATCGGCATCGTCAGCCACAGGCACATTCCCGAGACGGGGGGGCGGGAGGcag AGGAGATGAGCGAACCAGGCTCTCCCACCATTCCCGCGACGGTCATCAACCACAAACTACCGGAAGAGAACGACCATTCAACCAAGAAACTGTAA
- the LOC125039567 gene encoding uncharacterized protein LOC125039567 isoform X1, protein MQPPLVILLISAFMHGTVTSSAAGGMTDDLIDCRIYTLGVEGASNKTPTIPFRQHMTVSFFNAGVADSRVQTTIHLVDSRSETGRSVTIFINRDAEVILRSGGAQLGVPLKLPPPPSSFTHAPGGAWTSLVVSFHDFCLVVYSQEDPVGAVITADVNLKGNISSFVASNTLTYLVLDCPAGCHVHDGRSPLVDRWLPLPPYLNLFVSVLGQNASSSLDLAFKSEATGNAGLKKAKLEVGRWRGQGGQVARGEWHRVQITRHAETSVAISWAGDERRVDVPRGRKLFRVARATAVVWSLYCFPDVARGQEAWLNHTSPDDPPPNPDEDGNQSTNADKEDQEEGADEGDTREEGSLGEGQVWAWVLTGLAFFLVMILALALCTRMKPRHEVTSHGDYLPSIGIVSHRHIPETGGREAEEMSEPGSPTIPATVINHKLPEENDHSTKKL, encoded by the exons ATGCAACCGCCCCTGGTCATTCTCCTGATCTCAGCGTTCATGCATGGCACTGTGACCTCGTCAGCGGCTGGAGGAATGACCGATGACCTCATAG ACTGCCGCATCTACACCCTGGGCGTCGAGGGCGCGTCCAACAAGACGCCCACCATCCCCTTCAGACAGCACATGACCGTCAGCTTCTTCAACGCGGGCGTGGCGGACAGCCGAGTGCAGACGACCATCCACCTTGTTGATTCCAGGAGTGAGACCGG TAGGTCTGTCACCATCTTCATCAACCGAGATGCTGAAGTCATTCTCCGATCTGGCGGCGCTCAGCTCGGCGTCCCCCTCAAGCTGccgccgcccccctcctccttcactcacgCGCCGGGGGGGGCGTGGACCTCCCTCGTCGTCAGCTTCCACGACTTTTGTCTCGTGGTGTACAG CCAGGAGGACCCCGTGGGCGCGGTGATTACCGCCGATGTCAACCTGAAGGGCAACATCTCTAGCTTCGTGGCCTCGAACACTCTCACTTACCTCGTCCTCGACTGCCCGGCTG gGTGCCACGTCCACGACGGGAGATCCCCCCTGGTCGACCGCtggctccccctacccccttacctgAACCTCTTCGTGTCGGTCTTGGGCCAGAACGCTTCGTCAAGCTTGGACCTGGCCTTCAAGAGCGAGGCCACGGGCAACGCCGGGCTGAAGAAGGCGAAGCTCGAGGTCGGGAGATGGCGCGGCCAGGGCGGTCAGGTGGCACGCGGGGAGTGGCACAGAGTCCAGATAACGAGGCACGCGGAG ACTTCCGTCGCGATCAGCTGGgcaggagacgagagaagagtcGACGTTCCGCGTGGGAGGAAGCTGTTCCGCGTCGCCAGAGCCACCGCGGTGGTCTGGAGCCTCTACTGCTTCCCCGACGTGGCCAGAg ggCAGGAGGCGTGGCTGAACCACACCTCCCCCGACGACCCTCCGCCAAACCCAGACGAAGACGGGAACCAGAGCACAAACGCGGATAAAGAGGACCAAGAGGAAGGGGCAGACGAGGGAGACACACGCGAGGAAGGGAGCCTGGGCGAGGGCCAAGTGTGGGCGTGGGTACTCACTGGACTGGCCTTCTTCCTCGTCATGATCTTGGCCCTGGCACTCTGCACGAGGATGAAGCCCCGGCACGAGGTCACGTCCCACGGCGACTACCTGCCCTCCATCGGCATCGTCAGCCACAGGCACATTCCCGAGACGGGGGGGCGGGAGGcag AGGAGATGAGCGAACCAGGCTCTCCCACCATTCCCGCGACGGTCATCAACCACAAACTACCGGAAGAGAACGACCATTCAACCAAGAAACTGTAA
- the LOC125039567 gene encoding uncharacterized protein LOC125039567 isoform X2, which translates to MQPPLVILLISAFMHGTVTSSAAGGMTDDLIDCRIYTLGVEGASNKTPTIPFRQHMTVSFFNAGVADSRVQTTIHLVDSRSETGSVTIFINRDAEVILRSGGAQLGVPLKLPPPPSSFTHAPGGAWTSLVVSFHDFCLVVYSQEDPVGAVITADVNLKGNISSFVASNTLTYLVLDCPAGCHVHDGRSPLVDRWLPLPPYLNLFVSVLGQNASSSLDLAFKSEATGNAGLKKAKLEVGRWRGQGGQVARGEWHRVQITRHAETSVAISWAGDERRVDVPRGRKLFRVARATAVVWSLYCFPDVARGQEAWLNHTSPDDPPPNPDEDGNQSTNADKEDQEEGADEGDTREEGSLGEGQVWAWVLTGLAFFLVMILALALCTRMKPRHEVTSHGDYLPSIGIVSHRHIPETGGREAEEMSEPGSPTIPATVINHKLPEENDHSTKKL; encoded by the exons ATGCAACCGCCCCTGGTCATTCTCCTGATCTCAGCGTTCATGCATGGCACTGTGACCTCGTCAGCGGCTGGAGGAATGACCGATGACCTCATAG ACTGCCGCATCTACACCCTGGGCGTCGAGGGCGCGTCCAACAAGACGCCCACCATCCCCTTCAGACAGCACATGACCGTCAGCTTCTTCAACGCGGGCGTGGCGGACAGCCGAGTGCAGACGACCATCCACCTTGTTGATTCCAGGAGTGAGACCGG GTCTGTCACCATCTTCATCAACCGAGATGCTGAAGTCATTCTCCGATCTGGCGGCGCTCAGCTCGGCGTCCCCCTCAAGCTGccgccgcccccctcctccttcactcacgCGCCGGGGGGGGCGTGGACCTCCCTCGTCGTCAGCTTCCACGACTTTTGTCTCGTGGTGTACAG CCAGGAGGACCCCGTGGGCGCGGTGATTACCGCCGATGTCAACCTGAAGGGCAACATCTCTAGCTTCGTGGCCTCGAACACTCTCACTTACCTCGTCCTCGACTGCCCGGCTG gGTGCCACGTCCACGACGGGAGATCCCCCCTGGTCGACCGCtggctccccctacccccttacctgAACCTCTTCGTGTCGGTCTTGGGCCAGAACGCTTCGTCAAGCTTGGACCTGGCCTTCAAGAGCGAGGCCACGGGCAACGCCGGGCTGAAGAAGGCGAAGCTCGAGGTCGGGAGATGGCGCGGCCAGGGCGGTCAGGTGGCACGCGGGGAGTGGCACAGAGTCCAGATAACGAGGCACGCGGAG ACTTCCGTCGCGATCAGCTGGgcaggagacgagagaagagtcGACGTTCCGCGTGGGAGGAAGCTGTTCCGCGTCGCCAGAGCCACCGCGGTGGTCTGGAGCCTCTACTGCTTCCCCGACGTGGCCAGAg ggCAGGAGGCGTGGCTGAACCACACCTCCCCCGACGACCCTCCGCCAAACCCAGACGAAGACGGGAACCAGAGCACAAACGCGGATAAAGAGGACCAAGAGGAAGGGGCAGACGAGGGAGACACACGCGAGGAAGGGAGCCTGGGCGAGGGCCAAGTGTGGGCGTGGGTACTCACTGGACTGGCCTTCTTCCTCGTCATGATCTTGGCCCTGGCACTCTGCACGAGGATGAAGCCCCGGCACGAGGTCACGTCCCACGGCGACTACCTGCCCTCCATCGGCATCGTCAGCCACAGGCACATTCCCGAGACGGGGGGGCGGGAGGcag AGGAGATGAGCGAACCAGGCTCTCCCACCATTCCCGCGACGGTCATCAACCACAAACTACCGGAAGAGAACGACCATTCAACCAAGAAACTGTAA
- the LOC125039567 gene encoding uncharacterized protein LOC125039567 isoform X4 has protein sequence MTVSFFNAGVADSRVQTTIHLVDSRSETGRSVTIFINRDAEVILRSGGAQLGVPLKLPPPPSSFTHAPGGAWTSLVVSFHDFCLVVYSQEDPVGAVITADVNLKGNISSFVASNTLTYLVLDCPAGCHVHDGRSPLVDRWLPLPPYLNLFVSVLGQNASSSLDLAFKSEATGNAGLKKAKLEVGRWRGQGGQVARGEWHRVQITRHAETSVAISWAGDERRVDVPRGRKLFRVARATAVVWSLYCFPDVARGQEAWLNHTSPDDPPPNPDEDGNQSTNADKEDQEEGADEGDTREEGSLGEGQVWAWVLTGLAFFLVMILALALCTRMKPRHEVTSHGDYLPSIGIVSHRHIPETGGREAEEMSEPGSPTIPATVINHKLPEENDHSTKKL, from the exons ATGACCGTCAGCTTCTTCAACGCGGGCGTGGCGGACAGCCGAGTGCAGACGACCATCCACCTTGTTGATTCCAGGAGTGAGACCGG TAGGTCTGTCACCATCTTCATCAACCGAGATGCTGAAGTCATTCTCCGATCTGGCGGCGCTCAGCTCGGCGTCCCCCTCAAGCTGccgccgcccccctcctccttcactcacgCGCCGGGGGGGGCGTGGACCTCCCTCGTCGTCAGCTTCCACGACTTTTGTCTCGTGGTGTACAG CCAGGAGGACCCCGTGGGCGCGGTGATTACCGCCGATGTCAACCTGAAGGGCAACATCTCTAGCTTCGTGGCCTCGAACACTCTCACTTACCTCGTCCTCGACTGCCCGGCTG gGTGCCACGTCCACGACGGGAGATCCCCCCTGGTCGACCGCtggctccccctacccccttacctgAACCTCTTCGTGTCGGTCTTGGGCCAGAACGCTTCGTCAAGCTTGGACCTGGCCTTCAAGAGCGAGGCCACGGGCAACGCCGGGCTGAAGAAGGCGAAGCTCGAGGTCGGGAGATGGCGCGGCCAGGGCGGTCAGGTGGCACGCGGGGAGTGGCACAGAGTCCAGATAACGAGGCACGCGGAG ACTTCCGTCGCGATCAGCTGGgcaggagacgagagaagagtcGACGTTCCGCGTGGGAGGAAGCTGTTCCGCGTCGCCAGAGCCACCGCGGTGGTCTGGAGCCTCTACTGCTTCCCCGACGTGGCCAGAg ggCAGGAGGCGTGGCTGAACCACACCTCCCCCGACGACCCTCCGCCAAACCCAGACGAAGACGGGAACCAGAGCACAAACGCGGATAAAGAGGACCAAGAGGAAGGGGCAGACGAGGGAGACACACGCGAGGAAGGGAGCCTGGGCGAGGGCCAAGTGTGGGCGTGGGTACTCACTGGACTGGCCTTCTTCCTCGTCATGATCTTGGCCCTGGCACTCTGCACGAGGATGAAGCCCCGGCACGAGGTCACGTCCCACGGCGACTACCTGCCCTCCATCGGCATCGTCAGCCACAGGCACATTCCCGAGACGGGGGGGCGGGAGGcag AGGAGATGAGCGAACCAGGCTCTCCCACCATTCCCGCGACGGTCATCAACCACAAACTACCGGAAGAGAACGACCATTCAACCAAGAAACTGTAA